The sequence GCAGCCGGTGCCGCCGGCCGAAGTGCCTGCGCCGGGAGAAGGGCGGGGTCGCCGGGTCACCCACCgggccgccccggccccgcctgcCCCGGTGTCCCCCGGAGCCCGGGCCCTCACACGTGGTTGAAGACTCCCAGGACCACCCCGAAGGTCATGTGGGTGACCCCTAGGATGACGGACATCTTCATCTTGAAGGAGTTGAGGAAGCTCAGGTGGTTGACGGCCAGGCTCCAGATCTGGGGTGGCAGGAGGGACGGGTGTCACGCGGGGGGGGGGCTCCCCGCCCGAGTCCCTCAGCAGCCCGTCTGCCCCCGTGGGGCCTCGGCACGTCTGTGGCCCACCTGCCCGCGGTGGGGCAGCAGAGGGGAACGGCCCAGACCCCAGCTCTTCCTAGCTAGGGGACACTGAGCCTGTGATCTCCtgtgcctctgcttcctcatctgtgaaatggggacggTGCTGACGGGGTTGTCTAAGTATCCCATCCCATCACATCAAGGGCACGGAACGGTGCCCGGCGCAGCAGGTCAAGGACAAGCCGAGGGCCGCCCTTACTACCATACGCTTATCCGCTTTCTGAAGCGAGGGGGGCCCCCTCGTCCTTCCGGACCCCCGCACCTCCTGTACCCGGCACCAGGCCCGGCACTCGGGAGGGGCTCGGCGAGCACGGCtgaagggcgggggcggggggttaGGGTTAACGTCAGGGTCAAGGTTGGGTCAGGGTTAGCGGAGGAGCCCCTGCccgcacaccccccccccccccccggcgtgGCAAGTGGCAGGGACTCACGGGGTCGATGCCGAAGGGGTAGGGTCCCAGGAAGACGCCACTGACGTTGGGGTCCAGGGCGAGCAGCGGGTGCTGGGCCAGGAAGGCGTCACTGTGGCAACAGTACGGGGTGGTCGGGGGCTGCgggggtcgggggcgggggggctgtgGTGCCGCGGCCCGGCCTCACCTCCAGTCCGACTGGGTGGCCATGGCCGCCACGCTCCAGCCGGAGGAGAAGATGGCAGTGGCGCGGCTGAAGCACTCGTTGTAAATGAAGCCGGTGTAGACGGAGAACAGGCCCATGAGCAGGAGCAGGTAGCGGCCGCTGAAGAAGGTCTGCCAGAtctggggatgggggcagggggcgccGTGAGGGACCGCCCCGGGCCCCCATCCCACCCGGCCCCCCGGGCCGGCCCTCACCTCGTTCTGCGCCGACTTCACGGCCGGCCGGTTCTCCGTGAGCACCATGGCCAAGGCGAAGAGGAACATGAGCAGCCCGTGGCCCACGTCGCCGAACATTACggcaaagaggaaggggaaggtgaTGATGGTGTAGGGTGCTGCGGGCAGAGGGGCCAGGCGGTCAGCCAGGACCCCCAGGGACAGGCCCCGGGACCCCAGGAAACGTGGACGGGTGTTGGCGAGGCAGGGGCGCCAGGCCGTGTGTCTGCGTTCCAGAGCCCTGGCTGTGTGACGGTGGGctagtgacttaacctctctgaacctccgtTCCGACATCTATAAACTGGAGGTTCAATACTGCTGCTTCGTAGAGCTGCTGTCCATGAGTTTATCAGGGCAGTACTGGTGGGCCGCAGCACTCGATGTAAACCGGGTCCTGCTGCTGTTAAAAGAGCTACAAGCATACACTCGGAAAGAACAGAGAGCCCGGTGGCAGTCCTGACCCACACATGGCAAGTTCCGGAAGGCCCAGCTGGTCGCTTAACCTCTGAGGTCTCACTCTCCCTTCAGCGAAATGGGAAAAACCCCTAACGGGCGTTACGAGGACCACAACGCACATCCCTGTGAGGAGTTGAGTCGTGTCCCTTCCAAAACGATACactggagtcctaacccccagtccCTCAGAAAGTGGCCTTAATTTGGAGGTAGGGTCTCTACAGATGTGATCAAGGGAAAAGGAGATCAGCAGAACAGGCCCTACCCCGCTAGGAACGGTGTCCCGATAAAAGGGGGGaaacttgggggcgcctgggtagctcagccggctaagcgtccgactctggatttcggctcaagtcatgatgtcgcggtttgtgagtttgagccccgcgtccggctctgtgctgacagcgtggagtctgcttgggatcctctccccaccccctctctctctgcctcttccctgctcatgctcatgctctctctctttcaaaatagactttaaaggggcgcctgggtggctcagtcggttaagcatccaactttggctcaggtcatgatctcgcggtctgtgggttcgagccctgcgtcaggctctgtgctgacagctcagagcccggagcctgcttcggattctgtgtctccctctctctctggccctcccctgttcatgctctgtctctctctgtctcaaaaataaataaacgttaaaaaaaaacttacttaaaaaaaaaatagactttaaaaattgggggggggggggagattcgGACACAGACGCATTCCGTGGGAGAGTGCCGCTTAAACGTGAGGGTGGCCGTCTCCAAGCCAAGCACAGAAGTCGGCCTGGAACGGAGTCTCCGTCAGAAGGAAGCGGCCCTGCGGACACGGGGACctcggacttccagcctctggacTGGGAGACGAGAAGTACCCGTGGTTTAAGCCCCGACCCGTGTGCTTTGCTGCACCAGCCCTGGCGGACTGATACCCCCCAAAGTGACTGCTCCGAGAGCTGGTGGCATTTTGTCAACTGGCCGCCTGGTGGTCAGGCTGCCCTAGCTGGACTGGCATCTGCTAATACGGAGGAGCTGTGAGCACGCGAGACGGGAGGGGCCCAGGTCGAGCTCCAGGATGCTGACCCCGAGGGACGGCAGGCCCCGAAGGGCTGCATGCGGCCCTGATCACCGTTCACTCGATGGTTCCATTCTCACGTCCTGCCTGGGCCACCTCGGGGGGTCCCAGCACCCTGCCTCTAGCCCCCTGGGTGAGGCAGGACCCTTCCTTGGCCAATTACTAAGTCCTCTCCAAAACCGGGCCCCACTGTGGTTCACCTCCTACACCCATTCTTTGGGCTCAGAGACCCACCGTGGTCCCCACCCGGTGACACGGGGGCCGCTGGGCCACTGGCTACACTGCAGCCAGCCTGCTGCAGGGAGAGCCATGTCTGGAGGGAGAAGAACCAGGCAGGTGACAGACCAGGTACCCCAGGAGtgcagagggggctggggagggaggagagccagCCCTCTATGGCCCCCCCCGACTCGCCAGCCCTCAGTTTTCCCCCCTGCCCCTGCGGTCCCTGACTGGTTTCTCCCAGGAGCACCTCTTAATTGAGTCCCCACCTCAGGGTGTGCTCCTGGGAGAGCCCGACGGCCCCCAATTCACGCTTCTCACAAACACGGTGCGGCCTAAAAGCGCATCAGTGGGCCGGCTAACTCTGGCCTCAAGGACTGCTGCCCTGCGATCTGACGACGGGCAGCCTTCCCAACACCGCTCTGAGGGCCGAACTAtgtgtcccattttacagatgtggaaactgaggctcagagaaacgATGAAATGTGCCAAGTTAAGTGGGACCTCAAACCTGAGCTGTTTCTACGGCAAAACCTGTTCTTTGCACAGCCCCGCGCTGGGCCCCTCGTAAGCCTCGCTAGGGGGTTTGCTGGGGATAAACACAAAGTTCCCACGCGGCctccccttgccccccacccccacccccaccccggaatGCTGGGAGCGTGCTTCTCAACTTAAGAGGGCGGGACGGGCCCAGTGGGGAGACACCGCGGGGCTCCATGGCTCTCACCGGGATTGACCTCCTGGTAGCGACCCACACCGTAGGCGTCCACGATGCCTTGGAAGCTGGCCGTGAAGCAGTTGGTGCGGATGAGCGTGGGGGGCATGTCCCGGCAGGGGATGCGGTGAACCACGGCACTCACCCCTGCCTCGCTCTGGAGCACCGGGTGGACAGACAGAGGGATGAGACCGAGGGCGGGGACCTTCAGGGACCCTTTGACACGCCCAGCCAGACCCGGCTGGAGAGGCGGGGCTCCCTGGGCGGGCGCCTGGGAGACTCGGGACCGCTCCTCCCCTCTGTGAGACAGGACGACCAGCCCCACCTGCCCCAACCGCGGGAGATCCAGGGAGAGCCTGAGATGAGCTGACCCAGGAGAGGGAGCCCCATCGCTACACGTGAGAGCCGACGGGGCGCCAGCAGATGGCCGTGACACCCATTTCACGGATGCGTAGCCCGAGGCTCCCTCTGACGGCCCAAGATCCCCCGGGGCCGGGGGCCTGTTGAGCTGGCCTCCAGGGTGCTCTGGCCCGTCCCAGGGCTTCTACGGCCTCGGGATGACCGAGGCCATCAGGGCAGCCTCCccggaggaggggggggggggcgcttggCCAAGGCACGGCACCGGGAACAGGCACCTGCCTGGcagagggggaggtgggagaccCACCGCACTCACCGAGCTGTCCTGCAGCGCCTGCTGTAGGGTGGGCAGGTCGCGCGCGGCACACCAGCCCTCGGCGATGAGGCACTTGTGCGTGGCGCTCACGCTGCACTGGTTGAGGGCCAGGTACACGGCCTTCATCTTGCGGATCTGCACCTGCCAGGGCGGCAGCAGCTGCTGCACGCGGGCCAGCACCTGGCTCAGGAAGCGTTCCGTCTCCCCCAGGACCTGCGGCCGCCGCGGGGTGGGGGTTAGGAGGAGCAGGGGTGTGGCGGTGCGGGGCGTCCGGCCCGGCCCCCAGCGCCCACCTCCTGCAGCTCGTGGCTCTGCTGCTGCACCTGCTGCAGGGCCCCGAGGCGGCCCTCCTCGTGCTCCGCGTACGGAAAGATGTGGCAGTGGAagctggcagggaggaggggtgaCGTGAGGGGAGCCCCAGGGGGCTCCGGCTGGGCAGAGGCGGAGTCTAACCGGGAAGTTACGGGGCAGAGCCGGGGACAGGGTGGTGACAGGCAGGGGCCTGGGCACAAGCGCGGTGGGCGcccagcccccccctcccccctccccccccagatcTCACCAGTCCGTGATCTTGCGGATCTTCTGCCCTATCTGCTCGCCCCAGTAGGAGATGAGGAAGGTCATCCACGTCGAAGGCTCGCCCTGCGGGAGGGGGGCCCACTGTACCTGCGgtcctggccccccccccccgggacgcATCCCCAGCCCGGGCCTCCCCGGCCCTCACCGTCACGGGGTCCTCTAGCTGTTGTTCTGTGTCCCGGAAGCTGGCGATAAGGAAGCCACGACAGGCCCTCCAGAGCAGGCGTTCGAGGGCGGCGGCCTTGGAGGGCTCCACGGCACCTGCCACAAAGCTGCCGGGCCGGCCGGGCTGGGCGGGGGCCGCCCCAGCTTCCCCCTACTTAGCCCCGGCCAGGCCCCCTCTCCAGGACAGTCTGCCAGGCACGGGTGCCCTGCTCCCAGGGAGAAGGCCGGAGCCTCCCCACCCCGGCAGGGCCCAGAAGAGGAGAACCCGgcgcgcccgggtggctcagtcggttgggcatccgactttggctcaggtcgtgatctcacggttcgtgagttcgagccccgcgtcgggctctgtgccgacagctcggagcctggagcctgcttgggattctgtctccccctctctctgcccctcccccactcacactctctttctctctctctctcaaaaataaacattaaaaaaaaaaaaaaaagaggagaaccCGCCCTGTGCCAGGGAAATTCTGGACCAGAAGGAGGAGGCCGGGGGGCAATCTGAGGGTGGGCGAGGAGAGCACCGGACAAGGAGTCAGTCAGGGCCTCCGGCTGAGAAGCTTGAAGCGCCCCCTACTCACTTGACTCTCAGGTCCTGGTGCGGGCCCCTGGGGGGCTGGAGCAGGGGGATCCTTTCCGAGGGCCCATCGGCGTGGGTGGCTGCCAACTGGGAGCCGAGAGGCACCGTGAGCCCCGCGACCGGACGGGGGCCTGGCACCCCCAGCCCCACGCgagcctccccgcctccccgggCTGGAGCTGACCGGCGGGCTGTGGCCCTGGCCGAGCACGGCAGCGTGGAGCCGCAGCTGGTGCAGCTGGACCTGCAGGGACTGCTGGTTGCCCCGCACGTCCCGGAGCTCCTGCGCCAGGCGGTCCGTCTCCTCCTGGATGCGCAGCAGGtcccggggcgggggcgcgggcagCCTCCCCTCCGGCCGGGACAGCACCTGCCCGGCCCGCCGCACCTCCTCCTGCAGGAACACTGGGTGCGGAGGGTCGGGGTCAGGGGAGGCCGTCCGGGGGCCAACACCAGCTAAAGGCCACCGTTAGCCGAGGCCTGCCTGATGTCTAGGGGGTCCCGAATGCCGCCCCAAACTCCGCTGGCCACCAGCTAATCGATTCACTGGATCCAAGACCCCCAGAAAAACCCCAGGCCAAGCCTGTATCTCCTCCCAAGCTTGTGTGGACTGCTTGCCCGCTCCAGTGCCCTGGCCACGgcccccacccagggcctggGCCCCACAGTGGTGGTCCAGGGCAGGGGTCCCTCTTGTCCGGGTTAGAGAAGCAGCAGCTCCTTGGGGCACCTGCCCCTGGATactggcctctgcccaccccagTCCATCGGTAGCAAAGAAAGCTCTGtctgagcccctcccctgcttagaAACCATGCTGGCTCCCAGCAAC is a genomic window of Acinonyx jubatus isolate Ajub_Pintada_27869175 chromosome D1, VMU_Ajub_asm_v1.0, whole genome shotgun sequence containing:
- the TCIRG1 gene encoding V-type proton ATPase 116 kDa subunit a 3, producing MGSMFRSEEVVLVQLFLPTSAAYTCVSQLGELGLVEFRDLNASVSAFQRRFVGDVRRCEELEKTFLFLQEEVRRAGQVLSRPEGRLPAPPPRDLLRIQEETDRLAQELRDVRGNQQSLQVQLHQLRLHAAVLGQGHSPPLAATHADGPSERIPLLQPPRGPHQDLRVNFVAGAVEPSKAAALERLLWRACRGFLIASFRDTEQQLEDPVTGEPSTWMTFLISYWGEQIGQKIRKITDCFHCHIFPYAEHEEGRLGALQQVQQQSHELQEVLGETERFLSQVLARVQQLLPPWQVQIRKMKAVYLALNQCSVSATHKCLIAEGWCAARDLPTLQQALQDSSSEAGVSAVVHRIPCRDMPPTLIRTNCFTASFQGIVDAYGVGRYQEVNPAPYTIITFPFLFAVMFGDVGHGLLMFLFALAMVLTENRPAVKSAQNEIWQTFFSGRYLLLLMGLFSVYTGFIYNECFSRATAIFSSGWSVAAMATQSDWSDAFLAQHPLLALDPNVSGVFLGPYPFGIDPIWSLAVNHLSFLNSFKMKMSVILGVTHMTFGVVLGVFNHVHFGRRHRLLLETLPELVFLLGLFGYLVFLVVYKWLQDYASRAASAPSILIHFINMFLFSHSPTNQPLFHGQEAVQSALVILALVMVPVLLLGTPLFLHWRHRSRSQRGPAGRQPDEDKSGILDSSDASVAGWGPDEEKAGCPEDGEEAEFVLSEVLMHQAIHTIEFCLGCISNTASYLRLWALSLAHAQLSEVLWAMVMRSGLGLGRKLGVAAVALVPIFAAFAVLTVAILLVMEGLSAFLHALRLHWVEFQNKFYSGTGYKLSPFTFASEEG